A region of the Pseudonocardia cypriaca genome:
CCCCGCTGTGCGCGAACCGCGTCCAGTAACCGATCATCCGGTCCGAGAGTTCCTGCTGGGCGGGCGGGAGTGCGCCGCCCGCGTAGGCGCCCGAGAACAGGTACTGCAGCTCGCCGGCGTGGTAGGCGCCGGTCGGGTAGCCGGGGGTCGGTGTGTCGGCGAACCACGGGGCGTCCGCGTCGGCGAACTCGTAGGCGTAGGTCGGGCCGCGCCGGGCGAGCATGCGGTCGGCCTCGGCGGTCGGGCAGGCCCAGGCCCAGTCGGTCAGCACCGTCGCGAGCGCCCACGCCGTCGAACCGGCGTAGTCGCTGATCGGGTACTCGGTCGCCACGCGCGCGGCGCCTCCCTCGTCCAGCCCGAGGAACTGGCCGATGACGGCCCGGTAGTCCGCGGGCGCCACCGGGCCCATGACCTCCTCGACGCCCGCCTGGAACGTGACGTGCTCGTCGCGCGTGGTGCCGTGCAGGACCGGGACGTCGGCCGTGTCGCCGGCAGCCAGCCGCTGTGCCGGGTCGTCCGGGATCACGCCCCCGCCGTACGTCGGGCCGTACCCGTGCTCACCGCCGTCGGCCGACAGCAGCTCGGCCGTCGACTTCGACCGGAGGCACACCGCTGCCGTCGCCGGGTCGGCGCACCCGGCCTTGGTGGCCACGTCGATGCCCTGCTCGACCGCCTGCTCGCGGGGCTTCGCCCGCCACGTGTCGGGGAACGGCCACCGCAACGTGCACGGCCCGCCCGCATCCCCCTGCGCGGGCTCGTCCCGCTGGTCCCGTGTCGCATCTCCCGATCCCTCCGCCGATGTGCTCTCCGCCGGCTCAACCCTCCCGGCGGCGGCGGTGCCGGGACATGGAGCGCGCCGCCGCGCGGGGGTCGGGAGTGCCCTACCGGGCGGGCGGGGGCGCGCTGCTCGGACGTCGCGCGATCATGACCGGAGGGCTCGCGGCGGTCCCACCGCACCTGGTGAGCCGGGCAGGCGAGCCACCCGCAGGACCGGACGCCCAGGCCGTGCAAGGGTGCAGGTCATGATCGCGCAGGTACGCACGTCCGCCGGGATCGTCCGTGGGCGCTGGGAGGACGGCGTCGCCGTGTTCCGCGGCGTTCCGTTCGCCGCTCCACCGGTCGGGCCGAACCGGTTCCTCGCGCCCCACCCGGTGGCGCCCTGGGACGGGGTCCGGGACGCCACCCGGTTCGGCCCGCCGCCACCGCAACCGGGCCGGGCGACCGACGGCGACGAGTGGCTGAACCTCGCCGTCTGGACGCCCGACCCGGGACGGTCCGGGCTGCCGGTCGTGGTGTGGATCAGCGGCGGCACGTACCTGAACTGCGACACGGCGAACCCGCACCTCACCGGCGGGGCTATGGCCGCAGCCGGGGCGGTGGTGGTGAGCGCCAACTACCGCACCGGGACCGAGGGCTTCGCCCGGCTCGACGGCGCACCGGACAACCGCGGCCTGCTCGACCAGGTCGCCGCCCTGCGCTGGGTGCACGACAACATCACCGCCTTCGGCGGCGACCCGGGCAACGTCACCGTCCTCGGCCAGTCCGCCGGGGCCGGCTCGATCGCCGCGCTGCTGGTGATGCCGGCGGCGGCAGGCCTGTTCGGGCGCGCGATCCTGCAGAGCCTCCCGGGCACCTACTTCACCCCCGGCCTCGCCACCGACATCGCGGGCGAGATCACCGCCGAGCTCGGCCGGCTGCCGCGAGCCGATGATCTCGCGGACGTCGCGCCCGATGATCTCGTCGCAGCGGCCGCGCGCGTGACCGAGCGGTTGCCGCAGCGCGCGGAGCGGTGGGGGCCGGTGGCGTACACGCCCACCCCGTTCTCCCCGGTCGTCGACGGCGAGGTCCTGCCCGCACCCCCGTGGGCCGCGCTCGCGGGCGGAGCGGCCCGGGACGTCGACCTGCTGGTCGGGCACACCCGCGACGAGTTCGGCCTGCTCGCCCAGCGGCTCGGCGAGATCGACGACGCCGAGGTCGACACGTTGCTGGACGGACTGGCCCCGACACCGGGCGCGCGCCGTTACCGGGCGGCCTACCCGTCCCTCTCCCCCGACGAGCTGCGCGACACGGCGATGTCGGACTGGCTGTGGCGGATGCCCGCCCTCCACCTCGCCGAGGCGGCCCACGCCGGCGGGACGCGGGTGTGGCTCTACGAGCTCTGCTGGGGGTTCAGCTCCGTCGGCGCCTCGCACAGCCTGGACACCCTGCTCGTGTTCGGCACCACCCACATCCGGACCGGCCTCGTGGAGGCCGGCCCGCACGCCGTGGCCCGGGCCGACCGGCTGTCGGTGCTGATGCGCGCCGAGCACGTCTCGTTCGCCACCACCGGCGACCCGGGCTGGGCACGCTACCGGCCCGACCGGCGCGTCACCCGCGTGTACGACGCCGACCCCGCGGTCACCCGCTACCCGGAGGAGCGGTCACGCGAGATCTGGCGGGATCGCCGCTTCGGCGCCCTGGACCTGAGGAGATAGCGCCGGTCACGTCGCGGGCGTGGTGGGTGTGGCGATCTGGTGGTGGACGATCACGTCGAACCACTGCGCGGGCGCGCCGCCGTCGATGACGCCGTCGGGTCCGTGATCCGGCAGTCCGCGGAACGTGGCCGGGGAGTCCAGCCACTCCCGGACCGCGGGAGGCGCCGGCGCGCGCAGGTCGAGGGCGAACGTGGTGAGCCCCGCGTCCCTCAACGGGCGCTCGAAACGGTCGGAGCCGGGTTCGGGCAGGACCGCGTCCTGGCCAGGACCGAGGTTCGCCGCGCCGTGGCCGACGGTGCAACCGATGGACCGGTACTGCGGCCCGTACCAGCGGCGTAGGTGGGAACCCGCGCTCGCGAAGCGCATGTCCGGGCCGGGTGGGCCGCTGATCCGCAGCTGCGGCGCGTTGGCCGTGTGCGGGCTGGCCGCCCAGTAGACGGTCCGGTCGCCGGTGAGCTCGGTCCACCACCGCAGGTTCTGCGCCGCGTGCTCGTCGCGGTACCCGAGGCCGTCGGCGTCGGAGAGCTGGTAGTGCCGGTGGAACGAGACGATCTGCGCCGCGGTGTGGACGGCCAGCTGGTGCTCGCGGTCGGCCGGGCCGTGCGGGAGTGCGTCGACGATGTCGTGGGCCTGCTGGGCGTGGTCCACGTGGGGCTGCTTGTCGGGGACGCCCGCGTACCGCTGGATGTGCTCGTAGATGTTCGTCCCTGCGGGCCGGATCGCTGCGAGGTGATCGCGCAGGGCCGGCAGCCGCTCGGGCGCGACGCGGCCGACGTAGGTGTCGAGGGTGTCGTAGGCCTGCGCCGGGGTCGCGTAGTACTCGACCCCGACGAACTGCACCTGGTCGACGCGGTCGCTGTTGAACGCGCGCAGCCAGCGCAGCACGTCGGTGACCTCTCGGGACTGCCACTGCGGGCTCATCCGGCTCACCAGCTCCTCCACGCTGCCGGAGCCGGTGCGCAGGAATTTGTTGATCTCCAGGCCCAGCGTCCAGTCGTCCTCCCACGCCACCGAGCGGAACCCCAGCTGCTCGACCAGCAGGCGCAGGACCCGGTGCTTCAGGGTGATCTCCTCGGCCACACCGTGGGTCGACTCGCCGAGCCCGACGATCCGCGCGTCGCCGATCGAGCCGGCGAGCGGCGCGAGATCGGCCGGCTCGGGTCCGGGCACGACGCTGTCCAGCGGGACCGCGGTACGGGTGATCCAGTCGGTCACCGGCTCCTCGGCGGGAGTTGCGCCGCATCCGGCGAGCAACCCGACGACCGCGAGCACCGCCCCCGCGAGGGCCGGGAGAACGCGAAACGATGTCGAGGTCATGCGGGAAACCCTGGCGCGCGCCGATGATCCCGTCGTCGTGCCGGAGACGCGTCGTGGCCTACTCCCGGCGGCGTATCCGATGGGTGGTCAGACGCGCAGGAGCGCCTTGATCGCGCGGCGCTCGTCCATCGCCCGGTAGGCCTCGGCCGCGTCGTCGAGGGGCAGCTCCAGGTCGAAGACCTTGCCGGGGTCGATCCGCCGGTTCCAGATCAGGTCGATCAGCTCGGGCAGGAACCGCCGCACCGGCGCGGGCCCGCCGTGCAGGTGCACGTGGGAGAAGAACAGCTCCTCACCGGGGAGCTGGACGTCGTGGGCCACGCCGACGTACCCGACGTGCCCGCCCGGCCGGGTCGACCGGATGGCCTGCATCATCGACTCCTGCGTGCCGACGGCCTCCACGACCGAGTGCGCCCCGAGCCCGCCGGTCAGCTCCTTGATCCGTGCGACGCCATCGTCGCCGCGCTCGGTGACGATGTCGGTCGCCCCGTACTCGAGGGCGAGCTCCTGCCGCGGCTCGTGGCGGCTCATCGCGATGACCCGCCCCGCGCCGAGCTGCGTGGCGGCCAGGACCGCGAGCAACCCGACCGCGCCGTCCCCGACCACGGCCACCGTCCTGCCGGGACCGGCTTCTGCGGCGACCGCGCCGAACCAGCCGGTGCCCAGCACGTCCGACGCGGCCAAGAGGCTCGGGACCAGGTCGTCCGCGGGCACGTCCGGCGTGGCGACCAGGGTGCCGTCGGCCAGCGGGACCCGCGTGTACTCGGCCTGTCCGCCGGTCGCGGCTCCGGGCTGCCGCTGGACGCAGGAGGTCTGGTAGCCGGCCCGGCAGATCTCGCACGTGTTGTCCGACGCGAAGAACGAGCCGACCACGAACTGGCCCGGCTCGATCGTCCGCACCTCGTCGCCGACCGCCTCGACGATGCCGGCGTACTCGTGGCCCATCGGCGTCGGGCTCTCGACCGGGTCGATGCCGCGGTAGGGCCACAGGTCCGACCCGCACACGCACGTCGCGGACAGGCGGACGATCGCATCGGTCGGGGCGACGATCGCCGGGTCATCGCGCGTCTCCACCCGTACGTCGCCGGGGGCGTGCATCACGGCACCACGCATGGGGTCTCCTGTCGAACGGTCCCGGAGCGTCCGGGACGGATGGCCAGTTGATCGCGCAGTGGAGGGTGTACCCGCGGAGAACGCACCTCCCCTGGCCGGCGCGCTACTGCCGGCCGTCAGACGGCAACGGCAGGTCGTTCGCGGTGGCGATGGCCGCGACGAGCTCGGGCTGCTCGGCACGCAGGTGCTCGATCGCGGCGGTGAGATCGCTCGGCCGTTCACCCTCGCCGAGCATCCACCGCATCTCCGCGCGCGTCACCGGGATCTCGAAGCCGACGATCCTCGGCACCCGCCGCGCGATACCGGCGTCGCCGAGCTCGGTCATCCGCCACTCACCGGGCCGGCCCCGCTCGAGGTGCTCGACGAGCGCCCGGACGCACCGGAGCGTGTGCGCGTCGTCTCCCGACAAGGTGGGCCTGCCGTGCACGTGGACTGCGACGTAGCACCACGTGGGTGCCATGTCGCGTCCGTCGTACCAGGACGAGGACAGGTAGCCCTGCGGACCGTGGAACACCGCGACGCTCGGGGCGCCCGCGGCGAGCGCCTCCGTGTGCGGGTTGGCTCGCGAGAGGTGACCGATGACGACGGCGCGGTCCCCCGGTGCGGCCGACAGCAGCAACGGGAGGTGCGAGACGTGGATCGTGTCGCCGAACGGCGTGACCAGGGTGGCCAGCGGATGCCGGGCCACGAGGGCGGCCGCGTCCGCGTCGACGGCGAACGGGTCGAGGGCACGGTGCAACTGGGCCTCCCTGACGTTCCGGACACTACAGACGGCGGAAGCCGGGCCGCGCCGCCACGGCGACGGCGCCCGTCCAGGCCACGGTCGCGTTGCTCCAGAGCACGTAGAGCGCGAAGCCGCCGACGCCGAGCAGGCCGAGCACCGGCTGCGCCAGTACCACCATGCCCCAACCGGCCAGCACGACGAGCGAGAGCAGCGTCAGCGGAGCCCGCCGGACCGCCAGCCAGGCCGACGCCCGCAGCAGCGCGGGCAGCGGCAGGCCCGGCACCCCGCTGAGGCCGGTGAGCGCGAGGAGCGCGGTCGGCACGCCGAGCAGCACGAGCACGGCCAGGACGGGACCGATCACGGCGGCCCACGGCGTGCCCCAGACGGCGTGGACGTCCACGATCACGACGAGCAGCAGGGTGCACAGCAGCGCCCACACCGCGGAGGCCCGCCCGGCGTGGCGGCGCACCCCGTGCCAGGCGTCGCGGAACGGCGCGGGAACCCCCCGCTCCCGCGCCGCCGCGAACGCGTGGAACGCGGCGGCGATGCCGGCACCGAGCGGGAGCGCGGTGACGAGCAGGGCCGGCCACGCCGTGAGGGGGTCGGCGAGCAGCGTGAGCGCGGCGACGAGGGGCAGCACCGCGACGCCGAGACACGCCGCCGCACCCAGCCCGAGGTAGGCGACGGCGAAGACCGCGTCGTATGTCTCCGGCCGCCGCAGCACGGCGCGCAGGTCGTCCCTCACCCCTTGAGCCCGCTCGTCGCGATGCCCTGGATGAAGTGCCGCTGCCCGAGCAGGAACACGAGCACGACCGGGACCACCGAGATCACCGAGCCCGTCATGATCATCGCGTAGGCCGCGTCGTACTGCCCGACGAACGAGCGCAGCCCCAGCTGGACCGTCCACAGCTCGTTGCTCGTGAAGTAGATGAACGGGCCCATGTAGTCGTTCCAGGTCGCCACGAACGTGAGCAGTCCGAGGCTCGCGATGGCCGGGCGGGACAGCGGCAGCATGATCCGCCACCAGATGCGGTACTCGCTCAGCCCGTCGATGCGCGCCGCCTCGATCAGCTCGTCGGGGATCGACTGGTAGTACTGGCGCATCAGGAACACACCGAAGGCGCCGAAGGCCTGCAGCAGGATGATCGACAGGTGCGTGTTCACCAGGCCGAGCTTCTCCATGATCAGGTACTGCGGGATCATGTAGGCCTGCCACGGCACCGCGATCGTCGCGAGGTAGGCGAGGAAGAGCCAGTCCCGGCCGGGGAAGCGCAGCTTGGCGAACCCGTAGGCGGCGAAGCTCCCGGTGAGCACCTGCAGGAACGAGATGGTGATCGCGAGGAACGCCGAGTTGCGCAGGTAGGCGAGCATCGGGATCTGCGTCCAGATGTCGGCGTAGTTCGACCAGACGAACTCGCGCGGGATCCACTGCGTCGGGACCGTGAAGACCTGGTTGTCGTGCTTGAGCGACGAGGAGATCATCCACACGAACGGCACCAGCACGAGCAGGCACAGGCCCGCCAGCAGGACGGAGTGGACGGCCGCCCGGACCCGGGCCCGGCCGGGCGGGCGCCGCGGACCGCTCGGGGCGTTCGTCGTCGGCTTCCGCGCAACGGGTGCCGTGAGGTTCGCGGTCATCGGTCCTCCCGGTGTCGCTGGATCACGAACTGCAGCACCGTGAACCCGGCGACGAGCACGAAGAGCACGAGCGAGATCGCCGAGGCGAGGCCGAAGCGCCCCTCGCGGATGCCCTCCTCGTAGATGAGCTGGGAGAGCACCTTCGTCGCGCGGCCGGGCCCGCCGTCGGTCATCACCACGATGAGGTCGAAGACCTTGAAGCTCGCGACGGTGCACATGATCAGCACGAAGAAGGTGGTCGGTCGCAGCCCGGGCAGCGTGATGTTCCGGAACCGCTGCCACGCGTTCGCGCCGTCCACCCTGGCCGCCTCGTAGAGCTCGGTCGGGATCGTCTGCAGGCCGGCCAGGAAGAGCACCATGTAGTAGCCCATGTCCCGCCAGACGCTCGCGACGATCACCGCGGGCATGGCCCACGCCGTGCTCGACGTCCAGCCCGGCGGGTCGGTCACCCCGACGAACTGCAGGAACTGGTTGACCGGCCCCGAGGTGGGGTTGAAGAGCATGTTCCACACCACCGCGACCGCGACCAGCGACGTGACGTACGGCAGGAAGAACGCCGTGCGGAAGAAGCCGAGGCCGGACAGCGTGCGGTTGAGCAGGAGCGCGAGGCCGAGCGAGACCACGATGGTGAGCGGGATGTGCCCCGCCGCGTAGTAGGTGGTGTTCCAGAGCGCGATCCAGAACGTCGAGCTGCGGAACATCCGCTCGAAGTTCTCGAACCCGACCCATTCCGGGTCGCCCCACGGGCTCCACTCCATGAAGGACAGCGCGAGCCCGAACACCATCGGCACCAGCGTGAGCAGGGCGAAGCCCAGGAAGTTGGGCAGGATGAAGCTCCACCCGGTGAGGGTGGGGCGCAGCGAGCGGCGTCGCGTGCCGGCCGCGGGTTCGGGCGGACGTCGCTTCCGCAGGGCCGGTGCTGTGCTGCTGACCGTCTCAGGGGTCACCGTCATGGCATCTCCTCGGCGGGCCCGCCCCCTCGAACGGGCCCGCCCGTCCGGGTCAGAGGACCTCGTTCTTGACGCGGTCGCCTGCGTCCCGGATCCCGTCGGCGATCGACTTCTGGCCCGCCATGATCAGCTCGTGCTCCTCGTTGAGGATCGTGTCGATGTCGCTGGTCACGTCGCTGACCGGCATCTCGAGGACGACCTTCTTGTTCTCGGTGAAGGTCGTCCTCGACAGCTCGTCGGCCGGCAGCGCCGTGAAGGCGGCCGTGACGGCGTCGGAGCCGTAGGCGGGCACGACGCCGATCCCGGCGAGCACCTTGGCGCCCTCCTCACCGGTCGCGAACCTGATGAACTCCTTCGCCACCTCGACGTTCTTGGCCTTCTCGTTGACCGCGAACGCCGTCGGCGAACCGAAGGTCGCCGTCTCACCGCCGGAGCTGATCTGCGGCATGGGCGCCATGCCCCACTCGACAGAGCTCGTGCCGCCCTCGATCGCGGCCTTGATGCCCGCGATGTACCAGGTGCCCATCGGGAGCATCGCGGTCTGCCCGGTCTCGAACATCGACCGGTAGTTGACCTTCTGCGTCTTGGCCGTCCCCCAGTCGAGAGCGGCACCGGCGTTCTGCAGGTCCAGCGCCAGCGCGTACTGGTCGGAGAAGAACTCGTAGTCGCCGCTGAGCTGGTCACCGCCGGTCTGCGCGGCCGCGGTCGCCTGGACGACCGAGCGCCAGATGTGGTGGTAGGTGCCGTAGACCTTCTGGCCGTCGGGGGTGGTGCCGCTCGTCAGCTTCTTCGCGAGCTCGCTGTACTGGGCCCAGGTGAGGTGGTCCGGGTAGGGCAGGCCGGCCTCGTCGAAGAGCTTCTTGTTGTAGTAGAGCACCCAGAAGTCCTGGCGGTAGGGCACCGCGGCGTACTTGCCGTCGATGTCGAACGGCTCGAGTCCGGCGATCTTGTCCTTCTCCAGCCCGCCGACGAAGTCGGTGAGGTCGAGCAGCTGGCCGCGGTTGGCGTAGCGGGCGTAGTCGATGACGTTCTTCATCGTCAGCACGTCGGTGGTGTCACCACCGGCGAGCATCGTGGCGACCTTCTCCGGGTAGTCGTCCGCGAGGATCTCGACCGGCTGGATCGTGACGTTCGGGTGCGCCGCCTCGAACGCCTCGAACAGGGCGTTGAACTCCGGGGTCTTGTCCAGGTTCCAGGCCGACACGGTGAGGGTCACCGGAGCCGACGGGTCCACCGTCTCGGAGGCGGGTGACGAGCAGCCCGCGAGGGCGACGGCGCTCGCGGCCGCGATCGCGGCGAGGGCCGATGGGTAGCGCTTCATTGCGTCTCCTCTTGTCTGTCGGAGGCGGGTGCGGGGTCTCGGGGAGCGGGCGGGGCTCAGGAACCGTGGCCCACCTCCGGCAGCTCGACCCGGCTCGTGACGCCGTCCGGCCAGGTCACGGCCGCGTGCCCGGCCTCGAACGCGACGGCGGGTGGCGCGACCGCAGCGGGGTCGCGGGACAGCAGGACCCCGGCCGCGTACCAGCGCCCCGCCTGCGCAGCACCCGCGCTCGCGCGCCACGGGATCTCCGTGGTCGCGGAGATCGGCGTCGCGTCGGGGATCGTGACGACCCCGTGCTCCGGGAGCCCGCCCAGGTCGACGACGTGCGAGATCGCACCGCCGGGTGCGACCGGCCAACCCGTCACGCGCAACGGACCGTTCGCGCCCGCCCCCTCGACCCGGGCGAGCCGCACCTCCCACGGACCACGCACGATCGAGCCCACCAGGATCTCGGGTCCGGCAGTGATCTCCCCGATGCGCCCGGAGCCGTGGTCGGGCTGACCGGGGGTGGGCACGACCCAGTGCGCCCGGCCGATCGAGAACCCGTGGGCGGCCCCGTCGGTCGCACCGATCGCGAGGGTGCGGAACCCCGCCCGGTGGGAGGCGCGTCCTTCGTGGTCGAGGAGGCTCACGCTGGAGTCGAGCGGCTCCTCCCAGCCCGCCGCCGACAGCACGGGGCTCGTGGCGGTGGAGTAGCCGATGCGCGCGTAGAGCGGTGGGTCGGAGACGAGCACGCCCTCCCGGCCGTGGTCGGTGCCGTGGTTGACGACGCGGACGATGCCGTCGGACCGGGTCCCGGCGACCAGCCATCCCGGCGCCGGCATGACTTCGATGACGTCGCCGCCCTCGACCGGTAGTGGCTCCTCGCGCGCCGTCCACACCGGGTGGTCGGCGGGGAGGGCGAGACCCGCCATCCCCTTGAACGCCCAGTACGGGGAGCCGGGTCCGGAGTACCGCTGCGCGATGGGGCGCCACGCCCCGTGCCAGCCCAGCGGGAGCAGGCCCTGCTCGTCCGGCACGCCGCGGTCGAGGAAGTGGCGCAGGACGCCGCTCGCGGCGCGGCGCAGCTCGCCCGGGGAGAGCGCGGTGCTGCCGGCGATCGCCCCCGCCCAGAAGGGCGCGGCGGCCGCGAAGCGGTAGGTGAGGCTGCGGCCCTGGAACAGCGGCCCGCCGTCCGCCCCGACGAGCGCCGCCGCTTGCGGGAGGAACGCGTCGAGCCGGGCGAGGTAGCGCTCCCGCAGCTCCTCGGCGCGCTCCTCCCCCGCGGCCATCTCCAGCCAGATCACGGGGTAGAAGTGCAGGGCCCAGCCCGCGTAGTGGTCGAACGCCCGCTCGGGGCCGTCGGCGAACCAGCCGTCGGCCCGCACGAAGCTCTCGTGCACCGCGAGGTCGTGATCGAGGTCGGCCCGGCTCCAGGGGCCGCCGACGCTGCGGAGGAACGTCTGCGTGACGATCCGGAACCACACCCAGTTGATCGGTGGCACCGCGGCGCCGACCAGCTCGGCGAGGTAGTCGACGACACGGTCCCGGGTCCGCTGGTCGAGCCGGTCCCAGATCCGCGTCCTGGTCAGGTGCAGTCCGAGGGAGAGCGCCGCGGCCTCGACCTTGGCCTGGTCGTGCTCCCCGGGGCGGACCCAGCGCCCGGGGTTGCCCGGGTCGACGCCTGCCGCGATCCCCTCGGCGTACCACTCGGCGAGCTCGGTGCTCGTCGCGTCCTCGGTGCCCGCGATGCGGAAGGCCGCGCCCATGAAGCTGCGCGCGAACCCCTCGAGCCCGTCGACGCGCGTGCCGTAGCCACCGGGGTCACCGGGCGGCGTGATCGTCGCGTGGTCAGCGCTCGCCCAAGGACGCAGGGCGGTCAGCAGCCGGTCGGTGGTCGCCAGCCAGTCGGCGCGGTCGAGCCCGGTGCAGGGCGCGAGCCCGGTCATGCCGCCACTCCGAGATCGGCCATGGTCACCTGGGCGGTGAGGGCCTCGCCGCGCACCCACCGCTCCAGCTCGTCGAGCGCGGCGTCGGTGAGCCGGAGCGTCTCGCTGCCGAGCGAGCCGGAGACGTGCGGGGTGATCGACACGTTGGGGAGGTCGTACAGCGGGGAGTCCTCGGGGAGCGGCTCGGGCTCGGTGACGTCGAGAACGGCGTCCAGC
Encoded here:
- a CDS encoding carboxylesterase family protein — protein: MRWPFPDTWRAKPREQAVEQGIDVATKAGCADPATAAVCLRSKSTAELLSADGGEHGYGPTYGGGVIPDDPAQRLAAGDTADVPVLHGTTRDEHVTFQAGVEEVMGPVAPADYRAVIGQFLGLDEGGAARVATEYPISDYAGSTAWALATVLTDWAWACPTAEADRMLARRGPTYAYEFADADAPWFADTPTPGYPTGAYHAGELQYLFSGAYAGGALPPAQQELSDRMIGYWTRFAHSGDPNGEGLPAWPRFGAPGEHVQSLGTGPGGIGPVDLEGEHRCGFWASVTGRK
- a CDS encoding carboxylesterase/lipase family protein → MIAQVRTSAGIVRGRWEDGVAVFRGVPFAAPPVGPNRFLAPHPVAPWDGVRDATRFGPPPPQPGRATDGDEWLNLAVWTPDPGRSGLPVVVWISGGTYLNCDTANPHLTGGAMAAAGAVVVSANYRTGTEGFARLDGAPDNRGLLDQVAALRWVHDNITAFGGDPGNVTVLGQSAGAGSIAALLVMPAAAGLFGRAILQSLPGTYFTPGLATDIAGEITAELGRLPRADDLADVAPDDLVAAAARVTERLPQRAERWGPVAYTPTPFSPVVDGEVLPAPPWAALAGGAARDVDLLVGHTRDEFGLLAQRLGEIDDAEVDTLLDGLAPTPGARRYRAAYPSLSPDELRDTAMSDWLWRMPALHLAEAAHAGGTRVWLYELCWGFSSVGASHSLDTLLVFGTTHIRTGLVEAGPHAVARADRLSVLMRAEHVSFATTGDPGWARYRPDRRVTRVYDADPAVTRYPEERSREIWRDRRFGALDLRR
- a CDS encoding erythromycin esterase family protein; translated protein: MTSTSFRVLPALAGAVLAVVGLLAGCGATPAEEPVTDWITRTAVPLDSVVPGPEPADLAPLAGSIGDARIVGLGESTHGVAEEITLKHRVLRLLVEQLGFRSVAWEDDWTLGLEINKFLRTGSGSVEELVSRMSPQWQSREVTDVLRWLRAFNSDRVDQVQFVGVEYYATPAQAYDTLDTYVGRVAPERLPALRDHLAAIRPAGTNIYEHIQRYAGVPDKQPHVDHAQQAHDIVDALPHGPADREHQLAVHTAAQIVSFHRHYQLSDADGLGYRDEHAAQNLRWWTELTGDRTVYWAASPHTANAPQLRISGPPGPDMRFASAGSHLRRWYGPQYRSIGCTVGHGAANLGPGQDAVLPEPGSDRFERPLRDAGLTTFALDLRAPAPPAVREWLDSPATFRGLPDHGPDGVIDGGAPAQWFDVIVHHQIATPTTPAT
- a CDS encoding zinc-dependent alcohol dehydrogenase family protein encodes the protein MRGAVMHAPGDVRVETRDDPAIVAPTDAIVRLSATCVCGSDLWPYRGIDPVESPTPMGHEYAGIVEAVGDEVRTIEPGQFVVGSFFASDNTCEICRAGYQTSCVQRQPGAATGGQAEYTRVPLADGTLVATPDVPADDLVPSLLAASDVLGTGWFGAVAAEAGPGRTVAVVGDGAVGLLAVLAATQLGAGRVIAMSRHEPRQELALEYGATDIVTERGDDGVARIKELTGGLGAHSVVEAVGTQESMMQAIRSTRPGGHVGYVGVAHDVQLPGEELFFSHVHLHGGPAPVRRFLPELIDLIWNRRIDPGKVFDLELPLDDAAEAYRAMDERRAIKALLRV
- a CDS encoding FMN-binding negative transcriptional regulator, coding for MHRALDPFAVDADAAALVARHPLATLVTPFGDTIHVSHLPLLLSAAPGDRAVVIGHLSRANPHTEALAAGAPSVAVFHGPQGYLSSSWYDGRDMAPTWCYVAVHVHGRPTLSGDDAHTLRCVRALVEHLERGRPGEWRMTELGDAGIARRVPRIVGFEIPVTRAEMRWMLGEGERPSDLTAAIEHLRAEQPELVAAIATANDLPLPSDGRQ
- a CDS encoding ferredoxin-NADPH reductase, whose amino-acid sequence is MRDDLRAVLRRPETYDAVFAVAYLGLGAAACLGVAVLPLVAALTLLADPLTAWPALLVTALPLGAGIAAAFHAFAAARERGVPAPFRDAWHGVRRHAGRASAVWALLCTLLLVVIVDVHAVWGTPWAAVIGPVLAVLVLLGVPTALLALTGLSGVPGLPLPALLRASAWLAVRRAPLTLLSLVVLAGWGMVVLAQPVLGLLGVGGFALYVLWSNATVAWTGAVAVAARPGFRRL
- a CDS encoding carbohydrate ABC transporter permease; translated protein: MTANLTAPVARKPTTNAPSGPRRPPGRARVRAAVHSVLLAGLCLLVLVPFVWMISSSLKHDNQVFTVPTQWIPREFVWSNYADIWTQIPMLAYLRNSAFLAITISFLQVLTGSFAAYGFAKLRFPGRDWLFLAYLATIAVPWQAYMIPQYLIMEKLGLVNTHLSIILLQAFGAFGVFLMRQYYQSIPDELIEAARIDGLSEYRIWWRIMLPLSRPAIASLGLLTFVATWNDYMGPFIYFTSNELWTVQLGLRSFVGQYDAAYAMIMTGSVISVVPVVLVFLLGQRHFIQGIATSGLKG
- a CDS encoding carbohydrate ABC transporter permease, which produces MTVTPETVSSTAPALRKRRPPEPAAGTRRRSLRPTLTGWSFILPNFLGFALLTLVPMVFGLALSFMEWSPWGDPEWVGFENFERMFRSSTFWIALWNTTYYAAGHIPLTIVVSLGLALLLNRTLSGLGFFRTAFFLPYVTSLVAVAVVWNMLFNPTSGPVNQFLQFVGVTDPPGWTSSTAWAMPAVIVASVWRDMGYYMVLFLAGLQTIPTELYEAARVDGANAWQRFRNITLPGLRPTTFFVLIMCTVASFKVFDLIVVMTDGGPGRATKVLSQLIYEEGIREGRFGLASAISLVLFVLVAGFTVLQFVIQRHREDR
- a CDS encoding ABC transporter substrate-binding protein codes for the protein MKRYPSALAAIAAASAVALAGCSSPASETVDPSAPVTLTVSAWNLDKTPEFNALFEAFEAAHPNVTIQPVEILADDYPEKVATMLAGGDTTDVLTMKNVIDYARYANRGQLLDLTDFVGGLEKDKIAGLEPFDIDGKYAAVPYRQDFWVLYYNKKLFDEAGLPYPDHLTWAQYSELAKKLTSGTTPDGQKVYGTYHHIWRSVVQATAAAQTGGDQLSGDYEFFSDQYALALDLQNAGAALDWGTAKTQKVNYRSMFETGQTAMLPMGTWYIAGIKAAIEGGTSSVEWGMAPMPQISSGGETATFGSPTAFAVNEKAKNVEVAKEFIRFATGEEGAKVLAGIGVVPAYGSDAVTAAFTALPADELSRTTFTENKKVVLEMPVSDVTSDIDTILNEEHELIMAGQKSIADGIRDAGDRVKNEVL
- a CDS encoding DUF2264 domain-containing protein, giving the protein MTGLAPCTGLDRADWLATTDRLLTALRPWASADHATITPPGDPGGYGTRVDGLEGFARSFMGAAFRIAGTEDATSTELAEWYAEGIAAGVDPGNPGRWVRPGEHDQAKVEAAALSLGLHLTRTRIWDRLDQRTRDRVVDYLAELVGAAVPPINWVWFRIVTQTFLRSVGGPWSRADLDHDLAVHESFVRADGWFADGPERAFDHYAGWALHFYPVIWLEMAAGEERAEELRERYLARLDAFLPQAAALVGADGGPLFQGRSLTYRFAAAAPFWAGAIAGSTALSPGELRRAASGVLRHFLDRGVPDEQGLLPLGWHGAWRPIAQRYSGPGSPYWAFKGMAGLALPADHPVWTAREEPLPVEGGDVIEVMPAPGWLVAGTRSDGIVRVVNHGTDHGREGVLVSDPPLYARIGYSTATSPVLSAAGWEEPLDSSVSLLDHEGRASHRAGFRTLAIGATDGAAHGFSIGRAHWVVPTPGQPDHGSGRIGEITAGPEILVGSIVRGPWEVRLARVEGAGANGPLRVTGWPVAPGGAISHVVDLGGLPEHGVVTIPDATPISATTEIPWRASAGAAQAGRWYAAGVLLSRDPAAVAPPAVAFEAGHAAVTWPDGVTSRVELPEVGHGS